The Alosa sapidissima isolate fAloSap1 chromosome 16, fAloSap1.pri, whole genome shotgun sequence genome has a segment encoding these proteins:
- the chst15 gene encoding carbohydrate sulfotransferase 15, translating to MDYKYGRLSLPAQAEDYRREPILQNAGNRSMSLLALVEGNRGQWWPWGNKKAKLYSFLFGLTVAFLITASYVLNGDKKGISLLLTPSPYHFQVVSNTGHHPYNLTFDRDYAGVKEVVKSIVAKVEFSHRRVPDLKELLESEPHIFSVIPRKFLTSIKNPCWYEEHIGNATADAYGKNVYTLYSRRFQAIYKYLRNALMEHLYEHGGKRYRLRCLPYFYIMGQPKCGTTDLYDRLRRHPDVRFTTMKEPHWWTRRRFGIIRLSDAFQARYPMKDYLDLLDLAAFQIHDNLLGNRSKGRTKRDIIIGEASASTMWDNNAWVYFYHNGTEEEPPFLVLDFIHAVQPDAKFIVMLRDPVERLYSDYLYFGLANKSVEDFHERVSESLQLLETCLSESSLRSCVYNTSLNVAMPVRLQVGLYIVYLLDWLSVYSKEQILVLRLEDHAANCKKTMHKVFKFLSLGPLSEEKEAEITKSPASNTRRKADLNLGPMLPVTRDILQQFYWPFNQRLAKMLQDKAFLWTQS from the exons ATGGACTACAAATATGGCCGCCTTAGCCTCCCTGCCCAGGCTGAGGACTACAGAAGAGAGCCTATCCTGCAAAATGCAGGCAATAGGTCGATGAGCCTGTTGGCTCTAGTGGAGGGGAACAGAGGGCAATGGTGGCCCTGGGGCAACAAGAAGGCCAAGCTTTATAGTTTCCTGTTTGGACTGACAGTGGCCTTTCTGATCACAGCATCCTATGTCCTTAATGGTGACAAGAAGGGAATTAGTCTCCTGCTGACCCCATCGCCATACCACTTCCAGGTTGTGAGCAATACAGGACATCACCCTTATAACCTGACCTTTGACAGAGACTATGCTGGTGTTAAAGAGGTGGTGAAGAGCATTGTAGCCAAAGTGGAGTTCAGCCATCGAAGAGTGCCTGATCTCAAAGAACTGCTGGAAAGTGAACCACAT ATATTCTCCGTCATCCCCCGTAAGTTCCTCACCAGCATCAAAAATCCTTGCTGGTACGAGGAGCATATTGGGAATGCCACTGCTGACGCCTACGGGAAGAACGTGTACACCCTCTACTCACGCCGCTTCCAGGCCATCTACAAATACCTGAGGAATGCTTTGATGGAACATCTGTACGAGCACGGAGGGAAACGGTACCGCCTGCGATGCCTCCCTTACTTCTATATCATGGGCCAGCCGAAGTGTGGCACTACGGACCTGTACGACCGGCTACGCCGGCACCCTGACGTCCGCTTCACAACTATGAAGGAGCCCCACTGGTGGACCAGAAGAAGATTTG GTATCATTAGGCTGAGTGATGCCTTCCAGGCCCGCTACCCCATGAAGGACTACCTGGATCTGCTTGACCTGGCAGCTTTTCAGATTCACGACAATCTCTTGGGGAACCGATCCAAAGGTCGCACCAAGCGGGATATCATTATTG GTGAGGCCAGTGCATCAACTATGTGGGACAACAATGCCTGGGTGTATTTCTACCATAACGGGACAGAGGAGGAGCCGCCATTCTTGGTGCTGGACTTCATTCATGCTGTTCAACCTGATGCCAAATTTATTGTGATGCTCAGAGATCCAGTAGAGAG ACTCTACTCTGATTACTTGTACTTCGGCCTGGCCAACAAGTCCGTGGAGGACTTCCACGAGAGGGTGTCCGAGTCCCTGCAGCTGTTGGAGACGTGCCTGTCTGAGAGCTCCCTGCGTTCCTGCGTCTACAATACCTCCCTCAATGTGGCCATGCCC GTAAGACTCCAGGTTGGCCTGTACATAGTGTATTTACTGGACTGGCTGTCAGTGTACAGCAAAGAGCAGATCTTAGTGCTTCGCCTGGAGGATCATGCAGCCAACTGCAAAAAAACAATGCACAAAGTCTTCAAATTCCTCAGTTTAG GACCTCTGTCGGAAGAGAAGGAGGCTGAAATCACTAAGAGTCCAGCTTCCAACACCAGGAGAAAAGCTGACCTGAACCTGGGACCCATGTTGCCTGTGACAAGGGACATCCTCCAGCAGTTTTATTGGCCCTTCAACCAGAGACTAGCCAAGATGCTTCAAGACAAGGCCTTCCTATGGACACAGTCCTGA